TCGTCATAGGTCTGGCCGTCCGTTAAATCTGCATCGCGGGAGGGGGCGTTTTCCAGGATACCGTCGATTTGATTGTAGTTGCCCTCCAAGCTCATTTCTGCGTTCTTGAGGTTGTTGTCTTTCAGCAAAGGGTATACGCGCCCCTGATTTCTTCTACGCTTACTCATTTTTTAGCTCCCTTCTCAAACTCCAGTTTGAAGTTGACGTATTTGCCAGTGTCCTCCATGATAACCACGGCGTTATAGGTTTTGCCGGTCTTTTCGCTGTAAAGCCCGGACAGGGAAACGAGTCCCTTTTCAAGAAGTGCGGCGGCAATAGCTCTTGTGAGGTCTTTTTTCTTAGAGGCAAAGAAACGGTTATCCCGCCACAGGGCAAAGCCGCAGTCCCGGTTCTCGCAGAGGAAGCCTTTTTTGCCCTCCAACACCTTGCCGCCGCAGCGTGGGCAGATGCCCACCGCTTCACTGCGGCTTCCCACCGGTGCAGGAAACAATCTCATGAAGTCTGGATTCAGCGCGCTGTTGCTTTTCACAAGGCTAACCGTCAGCTCTGCAATCCCTGCCATAAATTCCGCGTCGGAAAGCCCTCCGCGCTCCACCTGCTTCAGCCGGTGCTCCCATTTGGCGGTGAGGGCTGGGGACTTGATGATCTCGGGCAGCACGGCAATCAGGCTGACGCCTTTTTTTGCGGGCAGCAGTTGTTTATTTTTCCGTTCCGCCAGGCCGGTCTTGACCAGCTTTTCAATAATACTGGCGCGAGTGGCGGGAGTGCCCAGGCCCTTGCGCTCGGCATCCTCCGGCATATCTTCTGATCCGGCTGTTTCCATTGCTTTGAGCAGCGTATCCTCAGAGTAGGACTTGGGCGGTGAGGTAAAGCCCTCTTTTACAGCAGTACGAACATTCTCAAACACCTGCCCCTTGGAAAGCTCAGGCAGCGCCTTGTCCTCGCCGTCCTTATCAGGTTTGTTTTTC
The window above is part of the Desulfitibacter alkalitolerans DSM 16504 genome. Proteins encoded here:
- a CDS encoding DUF4316 domain-containing protein, with protein sequence MLKDNNLKNAEMSLEGNYNQIDGILENAPSRDADLTDGQTYDDLRELAPETLPEEKRSVLERLEQARERQRAAAEPEDGCRSMER